The following are encoded together in the Candidatus Liberimonas magnetica genome:
- the pstB gene encoding phosphate ABC transporter ATP-binding protein PstB: MDINLARITVENLNFYYGQKQALNNINMNLFDRKVTAIIGPSGCGKSTFIRLFNRMNDLVLNSRLEGKILLDGKDINNKKTDVVEIRRKVGMVFQKPNPFPKSIYQNIAYGLEINGITNNEFITEKIEDSLKKAALWEEVKDRLDQSALMLSGGQQQRLCIARCLAVEPEVILFDEPCASLDPISTKKIEELIEELEKDYTIIIVTHNMQQAARISDYTAFMYLGELVEFGNTEKVFTVPKEKRTEEYLSGKFG, encoded by the coding sequence ATGGACATTAATTTAGCAAGAATTACTGTAGAGAATCTTAACTTTTATTACGGCCAGAAACAGGCGCTTAATAATATTAATATGAATTTATTTGACCGCAAAGTAACTGCAATTATCGGGCCGTCCGGCTGTGGTAAATCAACATTTATCAGGCTTTTTAACAGGATGAATGATTTGGTGCTGAACTCGCGTTTGGAGGGCAAAATACTGCTTGATGGCAAAGATATAAACAATAAGAAAACAGATGTCGTTGAAATAAGAAGAAAGGTCGGGATGGTTTTTCAAAAACCTAACCCTTTTCCAAAAAGCATTTATCAAAACATTGCTTACGGGCTTGAGATCAATGGAATAACAAACAATGAATTTATAACGGAGAAAATAGAGGATTCACTAAAAAAGGCAGCTCTTTGGGAAGAAGTTAAAGACAGGCTTGACCAGAGTGCGCTTATGCTTTCCGGAGGCCAGCAGCAGAGGCTTTGCATAGCCCGTTGCCTGGCAGTTGAACCGGAAGTTATTCTTTTTGATGAGCCTTGCGCAAGTTTAGATCCTATTTCTACAAAAAAAATAGAAGAATTAATTGAAGAGCTGGAAAAAGATTATACAATAATAATAGTTACTCATAATATGCAGCAGGCAGCAAGAATTTCAGACTATACAGCATTTATGTACCTGGGCGAACTTGTTGAGTTCGGCAATACTGAGAAAGTATTTACTGTGCCAAAAGAAAAAAGGACAGAAGAATATTTGTCCGGAAAATTCGGATAA